One stretch of Tepidibacter hydrothermalis DNA includes these proteins:
- a CDS encoding methyl-accepting chemotaxis protein, whose product MIKKKLIKSLKSRLIICFLIVAIIPAITIGELSYYKSEKSLQKVATDQLIFTRDTKKKEIEDYFKVNQERITYMAQEPSVVEAMEEFTKIGLNSSSYDGIYEKYNPTFANFIDKLGHGDVMLVDSSGNVLYSAFKEDDFGTNLLTGPYKDTNIAKAYDVARNSNDKDFTTITDYEFYSPSNEKPILGIASPIFKGEQKIGVLIFKMGTEEIDKIVSNNNNWESLKLGKSGEVVLIGQDYKLRSNTRFVENETDEKIKAKKSAILLKEIRTKGTAAVVTTGETAVDTYFDYHGVESIVAYTPLNINGLKWDVLVKIDEAEAFQSVYKLKNLTTVILIVAAIVITIFSIIISSNIATPLIKMANVASRIATGDLTVELEEEKRSDEIGILTKAIRNMLKNLKEQTKETINVVDVLAASVNEITVSLTQVTTGAAQTSSAVSETTATVEEVKQTVYVSSEKTKNVSNNAKKSLEISKVGNKATEDTLQGMNVINSQMQEIAESILGLSEQSQNISELIESVDTISEQSNILAVNASIEAAKAGEHGKGFSIVAQEIRNLAEQSKQGTKQIRNILRDIQKAANTAVMTTEKGIKLVDAGMKQAGEAGYSINQLVENINLSAQAAVQIEASSQQQLIGMDQVAIAMEGINEASIQNVDSMKQLEEATNRLQEMGYRLKQLNEKYKV is encoded by the coding sequence ATGATAAAGAAAAAATTGATTAAAAGCTTAAAATCAAGGTTAATCATATGCTTTTTAATAGTAGCTATTATACCGGCTATTACTATAGGAGAATTAAGCTATTATAAATCAGAAAAATCTTTACAAAAAGTGGCTACTGACCAACTTATTTTTACAAGGGATACAAAGAAAAAAGAAATAGAAGATTATTTTAAAGTGAATCAAGAAAGAATTACTTATATGGCACAGGAGCCATCTGTTGTAGAAGCTATGGAAGAATTCACTAAGATTGGATTAAATAGTAGTTCTTATGATGGTATATATGAAAAATATAATCCAACATTTGCAAATTTTATTGATAAATTAGGGCATGGAGATGTAATGCTTGTAGATTCAAGTGGAAATGTTTTATATTCAGCATTTAAAGAAGATGATTTTGGGACAAATCTATTAACTGGACCTTACAAAGATACAAATATTGCAAAGGCATATGATGTTGCAAGAAATAGTAATGATAAAGATTTTACAACAATTACAGATTATGAATTCTATAGTCCTTCTAATGAAAAGCCAATTTTAGGAATAGCTTCTCCAATTTTTAAAGGAGAGCAAAAAATTGGTGTTCTTATTTTTAAAATGGGAACAGAAGAAATAGACAAAATTGTATCGAATAATAATAACTGGGAATCGTTAAAACTTGGTAAGAGTGGAGAAGTTGTTTTAATTGGACAAGATTATAAATTAAGAAGTAATACTAGGTTTGTAGAAAATGAGACAGATGAAAAAATAAAGGCAAAAAAATCAGCTATACTTTTAAAGGAAATAAGAACAAAAGGAACAGCTGCTGTTGTAACAACTGGAGAGACTGCTGTTGATACATATTTTGATTATCATGGTGTTGAATCGATTGTTGCATATACCCCATTAAATATTAATGGTTTAAAGTGGGATGTACTTGTTAAAATAGATGAAGCTGAAGCATTTCAATCAGTATATAAATTAAAAAATTTAACAACAGTTATTTTGATAGTTGCAGCAATAGTAATAACAATATTTTCGATTATTATATCTTCTAATATAGCAACTCCTTTGATAAAAATGGCAAATGTTGCTTCAAGGATAGCTACAGGAGATTTAACTGTTGAATTAGAAGAAGAAAAAAGATCAGATGAAATAGGAATTTTGACGAAAGCAATTAGGAATATGCTAAAGAATCTTAAAGAACAAACAAAGGAAACTATTAATGTAGTAGATGTACTTGCAGCTTCTGTTAATGAAATTACAGTTTCTCTTACTCAAGTTACCACGGGAGCAGCTCAAACTTCTTCAGCAGTTAGTGAAACGACAGCAACTGTTGAAGAGGTAAAACAGACGGTATATGTATCAAGTGAAAAAACAAAAAATGTTTCAAATAATGCAAAGAAATCACTTGAAATATCAAAAGTAGGAAATAAAGCAACAGAAGATACATTACAAGGAATGAATGTTATCAATAGTCAGATGCAAGAAATAGCAGAAAGTATACTAGGTTTAAGTGAGCAGAGTCAGAATATAAGTGAGCTTATAGAGAGTGTTGATACTATTTCAGAGCAGTCTAATATACTTGCTGTAAATGCTTCAATAGAAGCAGCTAAAGCGGGAGAACATGGAAAAGGATTCTCAATAGTGGCACAGGAAATTAGAAATTTAGCAGAACAATCAAAACAAGGTACTAAGCAGATAAGAAATATATTAAGAGATATACAAAAAGCTGCGAATACAGCTGTAATGACAACAGAAAAAGGGATAAAACTTGTTGATGCAGGTATGAAGCAAGCGGGTGAAGCAGGTTATTCTATAAACCAACTTGTGGAAAATATAAATCTATCTGCACAGGCAGCTGTACAGATAGAAGCATCTAGCCAGCAGCAATTGATTGGAATGGATCAGGTAGCAATTGCAATGGAAGGCATAAATGAGGCTAGTATTCAAAATGTTGATAGTATGAAACAATTAGAAGAGGCAACCAATAGACTTCAAGAGATGGGATATAGACTTAAGCAGTTAAATGAAAAATATAAGGTTTAG
- a CDS encoding DNRLRE domain-containing protein produces the protein MRNIIIPASKSLTVSNKFPNKNLNDETISIGNDGTYYYHSYLFFDISALPDNISIHSAEIALFKVEDFFDCYTVKFSIYPILDYFSDFTTWENHPRVDMNVKKNFIPLTCNVCSEIDITDIVIMWSNNTLINKGLFLVGDFTKPSLTSFGSALNKDTYLIPFLRISFKELRSVTPSNRLPFFKLAYEVKS, from the coding sequence ATGAGAAATATCATTATACCTGCTAGCAAAAGCTTAACTGTATCAAATAAATTTCCAAATAAAAATCTAAATGATGAGACTATAAGCATTGGCAATGATGGGACATATTATTACCACAGTTATCTTTTTTTTGATATTTCTGCTCTTCCAGATAATATTTCAATACATTCAGCTGAAATTGCTTTATTTAAAGTTGAAGATTTCTTTGATTGTTATACTGTAAAATTTTCTATATATCCAATACTAGATTATTTTAGTGATTTTACAACCTGGGAAAATCATCCTAGAGTAGATATGAACGTTAAGAAGAATTTTATCCCACTTACCTGCAATGTATGTTCTGAAATAGATATAACAGATATTGTAATCATGTGGTCAAATAATACTTTAATAAACAAAGGCTTGTTTTTAGTTGGTGATTTTACAAAACCATCCTTAACATCATTTGGTTCTGCTTTAAATAAAGACACTTATCTAATTCCTTTTTTAAGAATATCTTTTAAAGAATTACGTTCTGTAACTCCATCTAATAGACTACCATTTTTTAAACTTGCCTATGAAGTTAAATCT
- a CDS encoding CheR family methyltransferase has protein sequence MVNNISKSSLNNINNFIETRFGLHFTEKRFNDLIRSISNAAKQKNIGLEEYINLILSNKLSKEDLKNLVNCLTIGETYFFRDKKLFDVMRQRILPDIINDRKYSSKSLKIWSAGCSSGEEAYSIAILVKELIPDYEEWDIEIIATDINHSSLSKAKKGIYSEWSFRGVDLSIKNKYFIRMDDMSYKLKDDILKLVKFYSLNLADSNYILDGKIMNNSDIVFCRNVLIYFSKYQASKIINRFYNNIVDGGWLVVAPTESLFLNDTSFIPVNINDMFLYNKNITKNNISKSFDNNVFNNIIIDENLIMQNEIMKNEMIEYRENLQINNVITIKSKNELPKKEKLDSQEMEAQEFETIARSFANEGKLEEAIEWCKKAISVDKINPFYYYLLASIQQEQGDINEAVISLKKVIYLDHNFIMAYFDLGNLNLKQDKYIQASKNFKNTLVLLDNLNEDDIVPYSEEMTVGVLKCMIKNIDHKGDFYGKV, from the coding sequence ATGGTCAACAATATTTCAAAAAGTAGTCTTAATAATATAAATAACTTTATAGAAACAAGGTTTGGTTTACACTTTACAGAAAAAAGATTTAATGATCTCATAAGAAGTATATCCAATGCAGCAAAACAAAAAAATATTGGTCTTGAAGAATATATAAATTTAATATTGTCAAATAAATTGTCTAAGGAAGATTTAAAGAATTTAGTTAATTGTCTTACTATTGGAGAAACGTATTTTTTTAGAGATAAAAAATTATTTGATGTAATGAGACAAAGAATATTGCCAGATATAATTAATGATAGAAAATATTCTAGCAAAAGTTTGAAAATTTGGAGTGCAGGTTGCTCTTCTGGTGAAGAAGCGTATTCAATAGCAATTTTAGTTAAAGAACTTATTCCTGATTATGAAGAATGGGATATTGAAATTATTGCTACTGATATAAATCATTCATCTCTTAGTAAAGCTAAAAAAGGAATATATAGTGAGTGGTCTTTTAGAGGTGTAGACTTAAGTATTAAAAATAAGTATTTTATTAGAATGGATGATATGAGTTACAAACTTAAGGATGATATATTAAAACTTGTAAAATTTTATAGTTTAAATTTGGCTGATTCAAATTATATATTAGATGGTAAAATTATGAATAATAGTGATATTGTATTTTGTAGAAATGTTCTTATATATTTTAGTAAATATCAGGCTAGTAAGATAATTAATCGTTTCTACAATAATATTGTAGATGGAGGTTGGCTTGTTGTAGCACCTACTGAAAGTTTATTTCTTAATGATACTTCTTTTATACCTGTAAATATTAATGATATGTTTTTATACAATAAAAACATTACAAAAAATAATATATCAAAGTCATTTGATAATAATGTTTTTAATAATATTATTATAGATGAAAACTTGATAATGCAAAATGAAATAATGAAAAATGAGATGATTGAATATCGTGAGAATTTACAAATAAATAATGTTATTACAATAAAAAGTAAGAATGAATTACCAAAGAAAGAGAAACTAGATTCACAGGAAATGGAAGCTCAGGAATTTGAAACAATAGCTCGTTCTTTTGCTAATGAGGGGAAACTTGAAGAAGCTATTGAATGGTGTAAAAAAGCTATTTCCGTTGATAAAATAAATCCTTTTTATTATTATCTTCTTGCGAGTATTCAGCAAGAGCAAGGAGATATTAATGAAGCTGTTATATCGTTAAAAAAAGTTATTTATCTTGATCATAACTTTATTATGGCTTATTTTGATTTAGGGAATTTAAATTTAAAACAAGATAAATATATTCAAGCATCTAAAAATTTTAAAAATACACTTGTATTACTTGATAATTTAAATGAGGACGATATAGTTCCTTATTCAGAAGAAATGACAGTGGGCGTATTAAAGTGTATGATTAAAAATATAGACCATAAGGGAGATTTCTATGGAAAAGTGTAA
- a CDS encoding chemotaxis protein CheW, whose amino-acid sequence MEKCNEKGRFEITEILEFVISEDDSNQRYAIEIGYVNEVYSIKNVTMLPCTPAFIVGIMNFRGKIISVIDIRNFLGFTMKKVHEDKVKKVIVVNCDEIEVGIAVDGILGCRDIVLSEIQKNVLTITNFNTNYFKGITKERSIVLNIKNIMMDEKIIVNEDVI is encoded by the coding sequence ATGGAAAAGTGTAATGAGAAAGGAAGATTTGAAATTACTGAGATTTTAGAATTTGTGATAAGTGAGGATGATTCCAATCAAAGATATGCTATTGAAATTGGATATGTAAATGAGGTGTATTCTATAAAAAATGTTACTATGCTTCCTTGTACACCTGCATTTATAGTAGGGATAATGAATTTTAGAGGAAAAATAATATCAGTAATAGATATAAGAAATTTTTTAGGTTTTACTATGAAAAAAGTACATGAAGATAAAGTAAAAAAAGTAATTGTTGTAAATTGTGATGAAATAGAAGTTGGAATAGCTGTAGATGGGATTTTAGGATGTCGGGACATTGTTTTATCAGAAATACAAAAAAATGTTTTAACTATAACTAATTTTAATACTAACTATTTTAAAGGAATAACAAAAGAAAGAAGTATTGTTTTAAATATAAAAAATATAATGATGGATGAAAAAATTATTGTTAATGAAGATGTAATTTAA